From a region of the Burkholderia sp. PAMC 26561 genome:
- a CDS encoding LysR family transcriptional regulator, with protein sequence MKKMDLTERDLRSLRVFCAAAQASGFAAAERALSMSKASISRHINEVEAHLGLKLCERGPGGFQLTEGGEVALRVALQALEALERIKPEVDAVRGVLSGPLLLGTSEHVLTHEGCRISEALGELHRIAPLVRPSLSVMTFSDLGAALTERRVQIAIRGAYKRIRAFRHYPLFTETHRVFYRPAASGEIHANSDTRVLPLVYRPHPFVEDALATQGFTQGLEVSGLEAVAMMVATGRYVGLLPEHYAAQLSPRYEFAVLPESPFYSMPFCAIVEEARPLTRSAEAFLNLLLEAHR encoded by the coding sequence ATGAAAAAAATGGATCTGACCGAGCGCGACCTGCGTTCGCTGCGCGTGTTTTGCGCGGCGGCGCAGGCGAGCGGATTCGCCGCGGCGGAGCGGGCTTTATCGATGTCGAAGGCGTCGATCAGCAGGCATATCAACGAAGTGGAGGCGCATCTGGGACTGAAGCTGTGCGAGCGCGGTCCCGGCGGATTCCAGCTAACCGAAGGCGGGGAAGTTGCGCTGAGGGTCGCGTTGCAGGCGCTGGAAGCGCTCGAGCGCATCAAACCGGAAGTCGATGCCGTGCGCGGAGTCCTGTCCGGTCCGTTGCTGCTTGGCACATCCGAACATGTGCTTACGCATGAGGGATGCCGGATTTCCGAGGCGCTTGGCGAGTTGCACCGGATAGCGCCGCTCGTCAGGCCGTCGTTGTCGGTAATGACATTCAGCGACCTTGGCGCAGCACTTACCGAACGGCGCGTGCAGATCGCAATACGCGGCGCTTATAAACGGATTCGGGCGTTCCGGCACTACCCGCTTTTCACCGAGACGCATCGCGTGTTTTATCGGCCGGCAGCTTCCGGCGAGATTCATGCAAATTCCGATACACGCGTTTTACCCCTCGTGTACAGGCCTCATCCGTTCGTCGAGGATGCGCTCGCAACGCAGGGATTCACCCAGGGCCTCGAGGTCAGCGGGCTCGAAGCCGTGGCCATGATGGTCGCCACCGGCCGCTATGTCGGCTTGTTGCCCGAGCACTACGCAGCGCAACTTTCGCCGCGATACGAGTTCGCGGTACTGCCTGAATCACCCTTCTATTCGATGCCCTTTTGCGCCATCGTGGAAGAAGCGCGACCTCTCACCCGGAGTGCGGAAGCGTTTTTGAATCTGTTGCTGGAGGCACATCGCTGA
- a CDS encoding aldolase: protein MAHTLSVGELHASSNRARLDSDAVMQARVELAACFQLAAQRGFEEGVCNHFSAVVPGHEDLFFVSPYGYAFAEVTASRLLVCDFEGHVIAGEGKPEATAFYIHARLHRLKPRLKAAFHTHMPNATALCLLEGPPLLWLGQTALKFYGRTAVDEHYNGLALDASEGDRIAVAMGSADVLFLKNHGVMVGGASIAEAWDDLYYLERAAEVQLKAMASNRPLKPIPHEVAQLAYEQMRLGDAESARAHLDSALRILRSHGNKFEE from the coding sequence ATGGCTCATACGCTTTCAGTTGGCGAACTACACGCATCGTCCAATCGTGCACGGCTGGATTCCGATGCAGTCATGCAGGCGCGTGTCGAGCTCGCCGCATGTTTTCAGCTGGCAGCCCAGCGCGGATTCGAGGAAGGCGTTTGCAACCATTTCTCGGCAGTCGTGCCGGGACATGAGGACCTGTTCTTCGTCAGTCCCTACGGCTATGCGTTCGCGGAAGTGACGGCGTCGCGCCTGCTCGTTTGCGATTTCGAAGGACATGTGATCGCTGGTGAAGGCAAGCCCGAAGCCACCGCGTTTTATATTCATGCGCGTTTGCATCGGCTAAAACCGCGTCTCAAAGCGGCCTTCCATACCCATATGCCGAATGCGACTGCACTGTGCTTGCTCGAAGGGCCGCCGCTTCTCTGGCTGGGCCAGACTGCACTGAAGTTCTACGGCCGTACCGCGGTGGACGAGCACTACAACGGTCTCGCGCTGGACGCATCGGAAGGCGATCGCATTGCGGTGGCAATGGGCAGCGCCGACGTGCTCTTTCTCAAGAATCACGGCGTGATGGTGGGCGGGGCGAGCATCGCTGAAGCGTGGGACGATCTTTATTATCTCGAGCGCGCGGCTGAGGTCCAACTCAAGGCCATGGCGAGCAATCGACCGCTCAAGCCGATTCCGCATGAGGTGGCGCAGCTTGCCTACGAGCAAATGCGCCTGGGCGATGCAGAAAGCGCACGCGCGCATCTGGACAGCGCGCTGCGTATATTGCGCAGTCACGGAAACAAGTTCGAAGAATGA
- a CDS encoding HPP family protein produces MSEQTARAAPAVHHPTHLKQALFGFLGGTCAIGLIAWLGHVTSSPLVIAPFGASSVLLFGAPDSAFAQPRNLVIGHLLSTAVGLAMFYMAGPGIWQMALAVGIAIGLMQLGRCVHPPAGADPLVIMLSGNASAGFFFVPVVAGVCLLSVIALVFNNLVRRHRWPQKWF; encoded by the coding sequence ATGAGCGAGCAGACTGCTAGAGCGGCGCCAGCCGTTCATCATCCAACCCACTTGAAGCAAGCACTATTCGGTTTTCTGGGCGGTACATGTGCAATAGGATTGATCGCATGGCTCGGGCATGTGACGAGCAGCCCGCTGGTGATCGCACCATTCGGTGCATCGAGCGTTCTGTTGTTTGGCGCGCCCGACAGTGCCTTCGCTCAACCGCGCAATCTTGTCATCGGGCATTTGCTTTCCACTGCAGTCGGACTTGCGATGTTCTATATGGCAGGGCCGGGGATATGGCAAATGGCGCTGGCTGTTGGCATTGCCATCGGACTCATGCAACTTGGACGTTGCGTACATCCGCCGGCGGGAGCCGATCCGCTAGTGATCATGTTAAGCGGCAATGCATCGGCGGGATTCTTCTTTGTCCCAGTAGTGGCCGGTGTATGTTTGCTTTCGGTGATCGCGCTTGTCTTCAACAATCTCGTGCGTCGTCACCGATGGCCTCAGAAGTGGTTCTAA
- a CDS encoding NAD-dependent formate dehydrogenase — translation MAKVLCVLYDDPVDGMPKKYARDDVPNITKYHDGQSAPTPKAIDFKPGELLGSVSGELGLRKFLESQGHTLVVTSDKDGPNSTFERELEDAEIVISQPFWPAYLTAERIAKAPKLKLALTAGIGSDHVDLQAAIDRGITVAEVTFCNSISVAEHVVMMILSQVRNYLPSHEWVKKGGWNIADCVSRAYDLEGMNVGTVAAGRIGAAVLRRLKPFDVKLHYTDRHRLPEAVERELGATWHPTAESMAQVCDIVTINCPLHPETEHLFDEAMINKMKRGAYIINTARGKIVDRDAIVRALESGQLAGYAGDVWFPQPAPADHPWRTMPNQGMTPHTSGTTLSAQARYAAGTREILECWFANEPIRDEYLIVDGGRLAGVGAHSYSAGNATKGSEEAARYKKA, via the coding sequence ATGGCCAAGGTTCTTTGCGTTTTATACGATGATCCCGTTGATGGCATGCCGAAGAAGTATGCACGGGACGATGTACCCAATATCACGAAGTATCATGACGGGCAAAGCGCGCCCACGCCGAAGGCGATTGATTTCAAACCGGGCGAATTGCTGGGCAGCGTGTCGGGCGAGCTGGGCCTGCGCAAGTTCCTGGAATCGCAAGGGCACACACTGGTTGTGACGTCGGACAAGGACGGCCCGAACTCCACGTTCGAGCGCGAACTCGAGGATGCTGAAATCGTTATCTCGCAGCCGTTCTGGCCCGCGTACCTGACGGCTGAACGCATTGCAAAAGCGCCGAAGCTGAAACTTGCGCTGACTGCCGGTATCGGTTCGGATCACGTCGATTTGCAAGCTGCTATCGACCGTGGCATTACCGTTGCCGAAGTGACGTTCTGCAACAGCATCAGCGTGGCTGAGCATGTCGTAATGATGATCCTGTCGCAGGTTCGTAACTACCTGCCGTCGCATGAGTGGGTCAAGAAGGGCGGCTGGAACATTGCGGATTGCGTGTCGCGTGCATACGACCTGGAAGGCATGAACGTAGGTACGGTCGCCGCCGGCCGCATTGGTGCAGCCGTGCTGCGCCGCCTCAAGCCGTTCGACGTGAAGCTGCATTACACGGACCGTCACCGTTTGCCGGAAGCTGTCGAGCGCGAGTTGGGCGCCACGTGGCACCCGACTGCAGAGTCCATGGCGCAGGTCTGCGATATCGTCACGATCAACTGTCCGCTGCATCCGGAAACCGAGCATCTCTTCGACGAAGCGATGATCAACAAGATGAAGCGCGGCGCCTACATCATCAACACGGCACGCGGCAAGATCGTGGATCGCGACGCTATCGTCCGTGCATTGGAAAGCGGTCAACTGGCAGGTTACGCGGGCGACGTGTGGTTCCCGCAACCGGCGCCGGCCGATCACCCGTGGCGCACCATGCCGAACCAGGGCATGACGCCGCATACGTCGGGCACGACGCTTTCCGCACAGGCGCGTTACGCAGCGGGTACACGCGAAATCCTTGAATGCTGGTTCGCCAACGAACCGATTCGCGACGAGTACCTGATCGTCGATGGCGGCCGACTCGCCGGTGTGGGCGCTCACTCGTACAGCGCAGGCAATGCAACGAAGGGCTCTGAAGAAGCTGCCCGTTACAAGAAGGCATAA
- a CDS encoding DMT family transporter, translating to MPKQDRLLLGSDLMLLVVAVVWGTSYGVVKNALVFYPVLGLLTLRFGMTFVVLSPALRHLRHADARTLRGVFIAGVLLLGIFLCETFGVLLTRAANAAFLISLCVVMTPLVEWFLLKRKPARMEWGAVALSLFGAWLLADDGTFVFNPGDALILAAAFLRALNVCVTKRVMRDSVLPALSVTAVQSGVVALGSAAVALLFAPRQWQHVPSFAEHTPFWISMFYLVLACTLFAFFAQNYAIKRSSPTRVALLMGSEPAFGALFACLWLGERISVTAWVGGGLIVVASMLATVRWGKAASVQLSAGSA from the coding sequence ATGCCGAAACAAGATCGCCTGCTGTTAGGTTCCGATTTGATGCTGCTGGTGGTCGCCGTGGTGTGGGGCACGAGCTATGGCGTCGTCAAGAATGCGCTCGTGTTCTACCCCGTGCTCGGTTTGTTGACGCTGCGGTTCGGCATGACGTTCGTGGTTTTGTCGCCGGCGTTGCGTCATTTGCGTCACGCCGATGCACGCACGCTGCGCGGCGTGTTTATCGCGGGGGTCTTGTTATTGGGCATTTTTCTTTGCGAGACTTTTGGCGTGCTGCTTACCCGCGCAGCCAACGCGGCATTTCTGATCAGCCTGTGCGTAGTCATGACGCCGCTGGTCGAATGGTTTCTGCTCAAGCGCAAACCCGCTCGCATGGAATGGGGCGCGGTTGCCCTTTCTCTGTTCGGCGCATGGCTGCTGGCCGACGACGGTACATTCGTCTTCAATCCCGGCGATGCGTTGATACTCGCCGCCGCATTTCTGCGTGCGCTCAACGTATGCGTGACCAAGCGCGTGATGCGTGATTCGGTGTTGCCTGCGTTATCGGTGACAGCGGTGCAATCGGGCGTAGTTGCGCTCGGCAGCGCGGCGGTGGCGCTTCTCTTCGCACCGCGCCAGTGGCAGCATGTGCCTTCTTTCGCGGAGCACACGCCGTTCTGGATCAGCATGTTTTATCTGGTTTTGGCTTGCACGCTGTTCGCATTCTTCGCCCAGAATTACGCGATCAAGCGCAGCAGTCCCACCCGCGTCGCGTTGCTGATGGGCAGCGAACCGGCGTTCGGCGCGTTGTTCGCGTGCCTCTGGCTTGGTGAAAGAATCTCGGTAACGGCGTGGGTTGGGGGCGGGTTGATCGTCGTGGCGTCCATGCTCGCGACCGTGCGCTGGGGTAAAGCCGCAAGCGTCCAGTTGTCCGCGGGAAGCGCCTGA
- a CDS encoding transporter substrate-binding domain-containing protein: MNTLDRRKFITIAGGVSLAMALPSLAFAEGGTLADIRKRGKLTVGTEAAYEPYEFVENGKVVGYGHDILDYMASKLGVTLDQVNLPFQGLLPGLMTHKFDFVATSVGINPERAKRFAFSEPVGVVDTVLVVRSNDSAIAKAEDIAGHVVGTQMGSSSQPIAQAFDAQLKTKGAGYADIKLFQAYPDVMVALTNKTLDVGIMPSNVVAVLMKKEPGQFRVIGKIGEPKMLAWVANPQDLEIRTFINTSLTELTKSGQLAQMQKKWFGYTMNLPTSGYLPEGAV, from the coding sequence ATGAACACGCTCGACCGACGCAAATTCATCACCATCGCGGGCGGCGTCTCGCTTGCGATGGCCTTGCCTTCCCTTGCGTTCGCGGAAGGCGGAACGCTTGCGGACATTCGCAAGCGCGGCAAGCTGACAGTCGGCACCGAGGCGGCTTACGAGCCCTACGAGTTCGTTGAAAACGGCAAGGTAGTGGGCTACGGTCACGACATTCTGGATTACATGGCGAGCAAGCTGGGCGTCACGCTCGATCAGGTCAACCTGCCGTTCCAGGGTCTGCTACCCGGCCTGATGACGCACAAGTTCGATTTCGTCGCGACGAGCGTTGGCATCAATCCTGAGCGCGCGAAGCGCTTTGCGTTCTCGGAGCCCGTAGGTGTCGTCGACACCGTGCTGGTCGTGCGTTCAAATGACAGCGCCATCGCCAAAGCGGAAGATATCGCAGGACATGTGGTTGGCACGCAGATGGGTTCGTCGTCACAACCAATCGCGCAAGCCTTCGATGCACAACTGAAAACCAAGGGCGCCGGTTATGCCGATATCAAGCTGTTCCAGGCCTATCCGGACGTCATGGTCGCGTTGACGAACAAGACGCTGGATGTGGGCATCATGCCGTCGAATGTCGTTGCCGTGCTGATGAAGAAGGAGCCGGGGCAATTCCGCGTCATTGGCAAGATCGGTGAGCCGAAGATGCTCGCGTGGGTCGCGAACCCGCAGGACCTGGAGATTCGCACGTTCATCAATACGTCGCTCACCGAATTGACGAAGAGCGGCCAGCTGGCGCAAATGCAGAAGAAGTGGTTTGGCTACACGATGAACCTGCCAACCAGCGGCTATTTGCCTGAAGGCGCGGTCTGA